A segment of the Nocardioides plantarum genome:
GTGGACGAGACCGCCATGGACAGCGCGTTGATGAGCCTGTCGTGGGACCTGGCCAACGCCGTCGTGGTCCGCCACCGGATCGACCCGCTGCACCAGGTGCTGTCCCGCGTGGTCAGCGACGCGACCGGCGTCATCGAGCACGAGACCACCGCGCTGGAGCACGCCTGCACGAGCTGCGCGCTGAGGGAGGACGTGCTGCCCACCCTCGAGCGCCTGGCACGGGAGCACCGCTGGAGTGCCATCGTGGTCGGCCTGCCGCTCTCGATGGAGGCCCAGCAGGTCACCCGAGCGGTGTCTCGCGACCGGCGCCTGGCCCGTCGCCTCCGGCTGGCCCAGCTGGTCAGCGCGGTCGCGGCAGCCGACGTCGTCGACACCCTCCTCTCCGACGCGGCACTGGCCGAGCGTGGCCTCCACACCGGTCCCGACGACGACCGCGGCGTCGGCGAGGTGGCGTGCGCGCTGGTCGAGGCCTGCGACCTCGTGGTGCTCGACCGCGACCCGGGTCCGGAGGGGCTCGACCTGGTCCGGGCACTGGCTCGGCCCACCGCCCACATCGCCTCGGGGGCCGACTCGCTCGACCCCACTGCCCTGCTGGCGGGCCGTCACTCGCCCGCGGCCGCCGAGGCCTGGTCGTTCCCGATCGACGAGACCCCGCTCGCGACGTTGACCGGGAGCCTGGCCTGGCGCCTCGACCTGTGCTCGCCCCGCCCCTTCCATCCCGAGCGCCTGCTGGAGAACGTGGAGTCGCTCGGCGCAGGACCACACCGCTCCCGTGGCTGCTTCTGGGTCCCGACGCGGCCCGGAGCCCTCCAGCACTGGGCGGGAGCCGGCGGACAGCTCAGCATCGGCACCACGGGCAGGTGGGGACGGCGTACCCCGCTCACCCGGATCGTCCTGACCGGCCTGGGCCCGACGCCCAGCGACCTGCCCCGTGCGTTCGAGGACCTCCTGCTCACCCCGCAGGAAGGTCTGGAGGACCAGCGCACCTGGGCCGTCGTCGAGGACGGTCTGGAGCCGTGGCTCGGCGACGTCCTCGACGCCGCCTGACCCACTTCCACGCACCGACCACCAGAGGAGTCCCCATGGCCGTCCCCAAGCGACGCACGTCGCGCAGCAACACCCGACACCGACGCTCGCAGTGGAAGTCGACCCCGACCGACCTCGTGCCGGTGGTCGTCGCCGGCGAGGTCCACCGGGTCCCCCGCAGGCTCGTGCGAGCCGTCCAGCGCGGCCTCGTCGACCCCGTCACGGGGTCCGCGCGATGAGCGACCGCACGACGAGGTCCCGCGCGCCCGTCGTCCGGCGCAAGCGCAGGTCACCCCAGCTCCACCCGGGCGTGGCCAGCGTGGACTACAAGGACGTCGCGCTGCTGCGCACGTTCGTCTCCGACCGCGGCAGGATCCGCGCGCGCCGCATCACGGGGGTCACGCCTCGCCAGCAGCGCATGGTCA
Coding sequences within it:
- a CDS encoding GTP-binding protein, which encodes MRTPLIVVTGVDETAMDSALMSLSWDLANAVVVRHRIDPLHQVLSRVVSDATGVIEHETTALEHACTSCALREDVLPTLERLAREHRWSAIVVGLPLSMEAQQVTRAVSRDRRLARRLRLAQLVSAVAAADVVDTLLSDAALAERGLHTGPDDDRGVGEVACALVEACDLVVLDRDPGPEGLDLVRALARPTAHIASGADSLDPTALLAGRHSPAAAEAWSFPIDETPLATLTGSLAWRLDLCSPRPFHPERLLENVESLGAGPHRSRGCFWVPTRPGALQHWAGAGGQLSIGTTGRWGRRTPLTRIVLTGLGPTPSDLPRAFEDLLLTPQEGLEDQRTWAVVEDGLEPWLGDVLDAA
- the rpmF gene encoding 50S ribosomal protein L32, yielding MAVPKRRTSRSNTRHRRSQWKSTPTDLVPVVVAGEVHRVPRRLVRAVQRGLVDPVTGSAR
- the rpsR gene encoding 30S ribosomal protein S18 — its product is MSDRTTRSRAPVVRRKRRSPQLHPGVASVDYKDVALLRTFVSDRGRIRARRITGVTPRQQRMVTRAIKNAREMALLPYSSHR